Within Zootoca vivipara chromosome 10, rZooViv1.1, whole genome shotgun sequence, the genomic segment CTTTTATTGGCAGACTGTGGGCTTTTTTGTTTTCAGATTTTCTACTGTCATGGCTTTTTAATTAGGTCATAAGGAGAATCCTGTGgcatacattttcaaaatatgtaaGAGGgttacagtattttatatatCCTCACAACATCAGCTGACTACCACCTATGTAAAGCAACAGAATTATACAGAAATCATAACAATCTTCAATCAATGTATAAACAGGCCTCACAATAAAACTTGTGCATCAGTTAACACACAAAAATGGAAGATACAAATTTTTTGAATCTCTCTGCTAACAGGTAGGAAAACATGGTTACATTTGTTTAGGTAAGATTTTTACTCATAGatctcaacaacaaaaaatagctACAGTTTCTGTAGCAATCTTATTTGTatcggggagagggggaaagtgcaaTGTTCAAAGGATtaactatatacagtacagtatttgattAATCAGCTCTTTCTGGAGATCTCAGTATTAGTTACAAAATAATAAGGCATGTCATACTGTTTCAATTCCCTCTGAACCACAGGGATAGAGTAGGATATTGCCATCTCCTATCCAAAAGAGCTGAAAGTGTCACATTGAAACATGCAAGAGTGGAATTTTGAAACATTTGGTTTGTTTACAGAGGTAGGGTAAAAGCCAAATGACAAAGGTAAGCTGGACTTAGTGGCTACTGAAAGCAAATATTGAAAGTCTGCATCGTTGATGCACTGTCTAACACAAGATCTAGCCTTGGCAAAACCATATGGAAAATACTGTGATTGAGAGAAGACCAGAAGGCCAACTTAGCAATTTAGCATCTTCACCCATAAACTTACATACTCATCTAAACAAAACCAACAATACAAAAGAGTGGGTACTGGGTGATGCAGGGCACATATTAGCAGCTGAAAGAACATGCATATACTGTAGTTAGTGTGAGAGACCGCTACAAGTCCTTCATTCAGCTATATCCAAATACaaattaaaggaaataaataactccaTGCAGCTAGGGTGCccagatgaaaaagaggacaggattcctgcacttTTGTGCAGAAGAGGTGGTTTTAGTAGCTTTAGCTTGCATGACAAGAAGTCACAACTCTTGAAATTCCCGCTTCTGCATAACTTTGAAAGGTGCAAGCATCCTGCTCTCTTTTCTATCTCTTCCTTGGTGGTGtgccagaggaagaggagagagaagtaGTACTGTATGTGAACTGAAGGTTTGTTGCAACTCATTCCTGTCAAGTTAAACAATGGTCTGAATTCAGCCTGTGCAAATTTGTATTCTGGATTTCTTACAGTATTCCAAAAACAGCCCAATTCACCTTATGCATTAACTTGATATCTGAATCAAGTCTATATAAAACCTAAGCCAGGTGACATTCAAAACAATAGTAGTAAATTAGTGATAACACAATTTTGCTACTTTTTTCAGTACCTCTAGGGAAGTGTtttagctcaatggtagagcatctgttttgcatacacaagatatcaggttcaatccctagatagggctgaaaccatggagagccactgaatatcagtgcagacaatactgagctagattaccagtagctagatcaggggtcagcaaccttatTCACTGTGCCTCagtccatgtggtgggccggactatattttttttgggggggggggatgaattaattcctatgccccacaaataacccagggatgcattttaaataaaagcacacattctactcatgtaaaaacacactgattcctggaccgtccatgggccagattgagaaggcgatcgggcccacaggccttaggttgcctacccctgagctagatggaccaatggcttgacaggcagttttctatgttccaCAGTAGATCAGGACCGATAATTAAGTACAAAAGTTGACTAGACTTCTACTCCTTTAGTAGTTGTGTGAAGGAGAAAATATCAGCAAGTACAGCCTTTTATCAACTTTGCTTGACATGCAACACCtttagaaaccccccccccttctacacAATAACAGTACAGTTCTAGTAAAGGCACTGCAATCCTGTCCTCTTTTGTACATGTGTCAAAATGAAACTTCTCTTTGTATATGCTACTGTTTGGAATCCACACAAGCATAATGTTACCTCTCATTTTGCCTTTCGCTACCCTGCTAGTACTATTTTGGCCTAAACTCTGTAGCTTATGAAGGCTTTGCCATGAATTCTGAACTAAAGGTTTCTAATTGCTTTCCCCattgtttttaagtttttccaAGTTTACGTAATCATAATCTAACTACTTGTAAGTGAGAAGCTgtcacagagagggagggaggaagagaaattcATTCCTAGAAGCAGATTTCTTTTAGATCTTCAACTGCAGTTAGCCCTGTAACTCAACTCCTTGCCCTTCAGTCACAAGCAGTGAAATTATATGCCAATCCCCTTTCCAAATTATCCTTGCTTCAACTTTGCTTCCTGCAAATACTTTTTAAAGATACCAGAGACATTCCAACTCAAGTGCATAGCATTTGAAACTCTATTCATAGCCAAGAGCTACGCCAAAAATGAATCTGAGAAGATTTTAGGCTATTTTTTAGGGCTGTCATGTTTGCATGAACAGTTTGTATACCATAGCAGCAAAAAGTCAGTTTTGCTGAATTAATTCTGCTTCATATTGATTAAAGGGAAAGAGCTCTGCCTTTGATTCTATCTAATCACATATGCACATTTCTGCTATCATGCCTGTGTAATCCACAACACTCTTCATAAGTGACTGAGTTGAATTCACAAAAATGGTGGCTAAAGTTGTATAAGTTGCCACCTGCAGTGCTCCTCAGCCTTTATTTAACagctgcctggcatgcagaaattTGTTAGACAAAGCATTTATCAATGTTTCAGCCCCAcactaggaacacaggaagctgccttaaactgagtcaaaCTATTGGCCATCTATTGCAGACActgggtggcagcagctctccaggggttcagacagACGTActtctacctggaaatgccaggttaaattaggcacattttgcatgcaaagcaaatcttCTCCCAAATAGGGTAGTTGCCTTATAATAAGTTAGACCAAGCTCAGTATCgccaacactgactggtagcagctgccCAGCCCAGGCTTTCAGACAGGAATATTTCCAAGCTCTACCTGAGGAAACCCAAGattcccccaccatcaccaccaacaaGCAGATGCTTTTATGGTGAACTGTGCTCCTTCCCCAGAGCAGGGAAAATCTCGCCTGCTAAAGTTAGGGTGAAGCAGTTGGCTGGAAGAGAAACGCCGAAAACACCACCTCTTTCTAGTTCTATGTATCAGTGTGGGTGGAAAGTTTCTATgctcctaaaaaacaacaacacagcaaaaccagcaagagtcttgtggcatcttaaagactaacgtgttctgttgtttttgctgcaacccaCAGGGCCACTGTctaaaattaaaaacatgcatGCAGTTTTCAAAACCTCAGCTGCTTTTTAATTGGGCAGCCTTCGGAGGGCCCTTGCCAGGACTACATTTCCCAATGTGCTTTGGGGCTTAGGAGAGCAGCTCCCGGACGTTGCCTCGCGAGTTCCTTTTTGCCGTAAAGGAAGAAGCGGACGGTTCCTGCAAGACCGGGTGGCCCCGTCGCTGCTGGGTTGGCTTGTCCGGGTAAGCGGCTTCCTTCCTACCTTCACCTTTTCCGATTTCGCCTCCTGGCCGCCTCGCCCTGGAAAGTGGAGCAAATGGAGCCGGGGAGCAAGGAGAGGCTGACCTGTCGCTTTGGCGCTTGGAAATCCTCTCCTTGCTCCTGCCGGGGAAATCAGCGCCTTCGCGCCGAAAGCTAGAAGCCCCTTTCCTAATCCTTTCCTGCCGTGGGGGCGCCGCACAACGCGCGCGGTGAGGAGGCGAAGGGAAGCAAAAGCGCTTCCCCACGTGCAGAATGCCCCGGTCGGGTGAATAGGCGCGCGTGGGTGTTCACTTCTGCCTCCTCCTGGCAGCGATTTCACAGCGAGAGCAAAGCGCCCGTGGCTGAGCTGTTGTCAATGATGCCGCCGCTCCATGCCTTAAAATAGATCCGAGAAGTTAGCGTTCTGACAACCCGCCTAATCATCCGGGTTCGTTTCTGCAGTGCGGCAAATACTTATTGGCTGGCTTGGATGGTTAGTGGCCGCTCTGGAGAGACCTTGGATCTGCATCTGAAAGTGCACACACGCGTGTACAGAAGCGAGCCTGAGGCCAATcgattaaggcaggcataggatACCTACTGTTCTTGCCTGCCACTAGGAGTGTAACCAGTGGAATTCAGGGTAAAGAAAGTTGCCCGCATTCCCTATATGTGGTTTTGACAGCCTTGCACATGAATTCATGAAGGTTATTTGCTGCAACAAAAGTTTAGTGGCTCTTTGTTTAAAGTCTCTGTTGAAGGTTAATATAAGCACGAAACAGCATTGCTTGCTCTTGGGACCCCGTGGTAGTAGAGGCCCTCTCCAGGGCCACTTCCTGCCTCTCTCTGAATAAAGGACCCCTTCTTCAGAGGGAGGCTTGGGCCCACACTACATAGAAACCTGTTGCAGCAGTGCTAACTCCTTCCTTACAGTAGCAAATGATGTTTAAACAGTATTTGGCTGTAGCTGCAAAAGTGATGCTGCTGCTCTATATCTGGTGGGAGGCTCCTGGTAGTGGGGGCTCACAgtggtgggggtggcagcagccACAGACAGCCCTGCAAGCAGCACATGGGAGTGGAATCTGCCACCTGAGCCAGACCTGTCCATCATAGCTGATAATGTCTTGCTGCTGGGAAAGAGAAAATCACTTCTGAAAAATATCTTGCTGAACCTGAATGAATAGCATTCTGTCAACCAGGTGCTAATTGGGGCCAAGTTGTTCAAGAGTGTGGTGGCAGGCCAGCTCTAAACAGTCCTGCAAGctagttttctgtgtgtgtgtgtgtgtacgcgtgcGTGCACACCAGAATGTTCTGGTTTCCTTTTGGTTCCAAGCTAGATCGGGTTTATTTGTGGAAGGAGGTATGAAGAAGCCTTTGATTGTactgctgttttctgtttttatgttgtatttttaattgttttaaggctgcaatcctgtacccacttacccaCTTACCTAGGAATAAGCTTAATTGAAATCAGTGATATTAACTTCTGAAGAGTACAGACTTgcagaaaagcaggataaaaagtgtttaaaaataaattatatgagGAAACAACTGTTTCACATGGCTCAGGCAGTTCATGATAACCTTGTTTGGTAATCCTGTGACTGAGCCATGGAGAACCCAAATTGTCTTGCGGGGTTCAAAGCTGAGGTAAACTTCCTGGGTAGTATTCATGATGTAtgttcattaattccagtgggtctactcgtGAGTTGCACTTGGTTGACTACTACATCACTGCCTCCAGAGTCTGTACAATTGGTAAAATGAAATTTTAGGGAAGGGATGGGAAGCTTTTTTTCAGGCAACTCATTGGTTGTCTCATGAAAGTGGTAGGTGGAGTCTGGGACACAAAATAGGTGGAACAGAGAAATGAAGGTGACTCTTACCTTTCTAACAATCGATGGTCATTTCAGCCATACATCAGCGTTTTCTGCATACACCACAGACACAAAGTGCCTTAGACTCATTGATCCATTTAGCTCTGTAGAGTGGCAGTGGCATTCCAGAATTTCAGAGAGGGGTCTGAACACACCTCTCCATACACACAAGCAGTCAAGGATGCATTTTAGCTACCCgaaagcacggggggggggcaaggcagagCCAGCAATGGTCATCGCTGGGGAAGAGTCCCGAGGGCCAGGAAGAGAGGCCTGCCAAGCCACATTGCTCTCCtaggcttgaggttccccacacctgtcatAGGGAAATAGCAAGGCAAAGATGGAGACTTTGCATAGTGAAAAATTAAACAGTGAAAGCCTGGAAGAGCTATTGAAATGTGTACAAGGTGACTTGCAAATTGTGGATCTATAATATGTTTTGACTAATCTCCTGACAAACCACTGATTCCCAAACAGTGATGGACTGAACGGTGCAGATTTTCTTTAAACATCACCGTGACGTGACAACAATTTTGTCTGCTAGCATGGCCGTGGCATCACAAAGGGCTGTGTTGTCGAAGACTGCATGGATGCGTTGGGCAGCTTTCACCAAGCAAGTTCTGTCTCCTAGTAAGTGTGCATGGATACTCTTTTAAACTCTTAATGGAGTGGGATCTTGCTTTGCACACACAgaaggtggctgctgctgctgctgccgccgccgccctcaaCATAGAGCTAAGCAGCTTGTGGCTCTAGGTGGGAAAAGAGTTTGTGTCTCTACTCAAGAGGAGCATGACTGAGCCAGCTCTGCTGCAGCAAAGGCAGTTCAGCAGCACTCTGGTAGAAGTGAAGAAGAGAAGCTTCTCTCTTTTCCCATTCAAGCCTTGTTGCCCGAGTCTGTGTCCAGGGAGCCTGGAGAAATGAAGTAAGACTATATGCCCAATCGCTCTGTTGGAGGGAAGGAGCAATAACCGGGAAACCCTGCAATGGCATAGTAGCTATACATGCTGGGGGATGAAAAAGTAAAGCCCTCCCCTTTATTCCTGCCCCTCTCTCCCAGAATATTtggccttcaccaacctggtgccctccagctggtgatggacagcaactcccatcagtacactgctggtgctgatgggagttgtagttcagcagcatcaggagggcaccaggttagggaataCGGTCATAGAGTTTGGAACGTGTGGTGCTGCAGAATGGCGTACACACCCAGCTTCCcaaagggtatgtgtgtgtttgcccaGCCTTACCTAATTTGGGTGGGTTCCATCTTTTctcctctcactccccccccttttttttagtggAGGCTGCTTCTAAAGTGACACCAGTTGGAGAAGAGAGGCAGAGGAAGTGGCAAAGCACCACTGGACTTTCTTTTCTTATCCTCAACGTACAGTATTGAGTGGCAGCTCTGCCACGTGGCACCTGAAGCTGGGGAAGGGTCTCCCTTGCATTGAACAGTTTgcaggagaggcagggagagggaagaatACTTGGCTATCAATCAAGAAGGGTGGTACAGAGCTGTGTAGCTCTTCCGTTATACCATatgcctctatctatctatctatctatctatctatctatctatctatagggTTATGTGGTAAATATTGTGCAATGCCAGTGAGGGACATCGCTTGGGGAGGGGCTTTGAAAAGTGAGATAACTTAACGTCTTCACATTGATTTACGCTCCAATCCCTAGTTTAGTACTGTGAGTTGTTACAATGACCACATAATGCTCAGCAATGTTCAAAGGAAACCCACATTGTGCTGTTCTCTGTCTCCAGTGTTTTACTTGGCTCTTATATTTTCAGGTGCATCTGTATCTTGTGCTTGTCCCAAATCTACATATTCAGCTCTTCCCGATGACTATAACTGGTATGTATTAAGCCATTCAGATTTAACTCAGAAGTTCATTTCACAAGTGTGTGAAAAGACACCAGGATGTCAGTTGCTATATTAGAAGTAGCAAAATTGCCAGTCCACTCTTACTGCAGGAATAATTTATGAATTTTAGAATCTCTGTTTTCAtttctcattaaaataaaaacaccataTTATTTTAGTGGAGTTGGGCTTTTGTAGAGCTATGAAGACTTGTTGAAAATGTATTATAGactctggagagttgctgccggCCAGATTCTAGGAGACTGAGGTAGATTGGCAGATAGACTGATTGgttggtataaggcatcttcctaggCACTGCTTTCATAGCAATCACTTTTCTCTTGCATGAGGCTGAACATCTCATTAGGATATCAGCTTAGTTGGGCTTGCTGTCAAGGAACTTGGCTTCAACAGCCCTAGTTGGAGTATTTAGTATTGTTCTACCTTGcccacagatttttttaaaaaaatagaaatgaagGTCTGTATGCTCTTTGTCTAATAAACTCACTAATTTGGATGTTTATGAATGTGGTCAGTAGCTCCATAAAAATGCTGCTGTGAGAGGAAAACTGATATTGATCAGAAATTTCATTAGGATTGTTTGGACAACACGTACAATCAGTGCATATTCTGGTTGCAAAGAACTGGGGAGGAAACCCAAACAGTGCTTACTCACTGTGGAAAGGCTGATGCCAAAGTGCTTGCCAAGGGTTACATACTTCAAAGGACTACACTACAGGAAAACAAGTGCTCTGCCTTATTGGACAGCTAAACAGCATTTTTGGTCTATTAGATCATATAAATAAATTTAGAtcaatttaaatacagtggtacctcgacttacaaatgcctcgacttgcaaaggtttcgacttccgaagtccactaacccggaagtattttcgctgtgcgcgtgttctgcgcatgcgcagaagcggcatgcgcaaaatggacgcttcgacttacaaaggattcgacttccgaagagcgatgtggaacggatcgtcttcgtaagttgaggtaccactgtattgtatagaAATCTTTTCTTGAGGTCTAGCCTCTATTctgaattttttaaatcattatttcATTTAATTATGCAAACATTTTAGTTAAAACAAGAAGGAAAAAGACTTGTCCAGTGCCATCCCTTGAAAAGGGtattattttctctttccttttttttagcaAAGTGGAACTTGCTGTGACATCGGATGGGAAAACTATTGTTTGCTATCACCCTTCAGTGGACATTCCATATGAGCACACAAGAGTAGGTGAATCTGCAAAAAATTATCTTCCTGATTTTATCAGGAGGACAACATAGCTCATCTTTGGGTACCCTTCCAGTTTTTTTCTTGGTGGTTATCCTTTACCATGAATGTGATTTAGAAATAGGCTTGTGCTCAAAACTTAAGCTTGGCACACTTAACAAAGCTTAAATTTTCAGCTCGATCACCAAGAAGTTCAGACCTGTGGCAATATATACAATTTCAGCGGAACACCCTAGTCTTCAGCCGTTTTCAAGACTGCATGCATCACTTCACCTTGCTTGTTATTTCCCAAAGCAAGCCAGATATCTAGATTATGTTCATCTTTAAATTCTGTTCTGTTAAGCGGAGCTTTATTTCAGGAGCTGTTCCCCCAGAGCCGACAGAAAAGAGGCTGCGGTCTATATTTCTTGGATAATTGCAAGCCAGACATGCAGAAGTAGTAGTGAGAATGAGCTCTTCCAAGTAGTTTAGTTCCAGCAGAAGTTGCTTGGATCAAAAGAGGGGGAGGTTATTCCCATATAAGGTTCAGAACAGTGGCAGGCAAAAGAGCTAGAGAAAAATAGGACTGATACATTTGTTTGGAGTGAAGAGTATTAGCTTTTGTTCTACAGCATAATGGCCAGGATCCAGCATGCTGTAATctttgtgtgggggtggggtggggtttaaaACGATGTATACAGCAAAATGGCAAATTACGTTCTGCCTAAAACTAGCAACACCTGCACATTTCATAACTGTACCGGCAATAAATATATGGGTTTATGGCttttctttggggtgtgtgtgtttttttcctcttaATTGAGGCAGTTTTCTTTTGACAGCCCATTCCACAACTAGATCCACTGGATTATAAAGAAGAAACACACGATCAAATGCTGAAATCTAGATTGGATGTGAAGGACTTCAAGAACCAGCAAGGTCCTATGATTGAGGAACTTAGTAAAATGTTTTACACAACAAAGCACCGCTGGTACCCTGTGGGACAGTAAGTATTTCCCAGGTTGTTAATTGTGTGGGAGGGTGACAAGTACTGCAGAACCCGGATTGGGTTGGTTCCAGACTTCGCCTTCTACAGATGGAAAGGCCCCTTCATCCACAGAAGGGTTTTCCTGCTagcagaggggagggaggcaatGTTTGttgattccctcctcccccagcagccTCCAGTTCATTCTTCTATGTTTTCAGAGgttccctcaaccctccagaacagTTGGGGCAAAGCTATTTTGGGTAGGATACGAGGATTTTCATCTGCTCTGATTTTAGCTCCTGACTAAATGGCTATACTGATAATAAAGTACCttagagaaaaatatatatccaaatACATATGAGAAGACTTGTGTGTATCCAATACCTAAGTGGGCTAGGAAACCTGGTGCT encodes:
- the MRPL42 gene encoding large ribosomal subunit protein mL42, which produces MAVASQRAVLSKTAWMRWAAFTKQVLSPSASVSCACPKSTYSALPDDYNCKVELAVTSDGKTIVCYHPSVDIPYEHTRPIPQLDPLDYKEETHDQMLKSRLDVKDFKNQQGPMIEELSKMFYTTKHRWYPVGQYHTRRKKTNTPKDR